Genomic window (Phragmites australis chromosome 21, lpPhrAust1.1, whole genome shotgun sequence):
GGAGAGGACGGACTCGAGGGGCTCACCGAGGCCGACAAGCGCGGTGCCGTCGCCGTGGTGGCCGATCAGGACGTCAACATCGAGGGCACCCTGGCCTGCCGTGCGCTGGTCATTGTGGATGACATCGCGGCCGCGCTCCGTGtgctgcctgcctgcctctACAGGCGGCCGTCGACGGACATGGCCGTGATCGGTGTCACCGGCACGGATGGTGTCACTACAACAACTCACCTCGTCAAAGCAACGTACGAGGCCATGGGGGCGAGGACTGGCATGGTGGGCGTTCTTGGGGCCTATGCCTTCGGTAGCAACAAGCTGGATGCGCGACCCAATGCATCTGGTGACCCCATTGCAGTGCAGAAGCTGATGGCAACAATGCTGCACAATGGCGCTGAGGCGGTTGTGTTGGAGACAGCCACTGATGGGATGCCTCCATCAGGTATGGACAGCGAGATAGATTATGATATCGCCGTGTTGACTAATGTAAGGCACGCTGATGGGGAGGATGGCATGACCTATGAGGAGTACATGAGCAGCATGTCCTCTCTGTTCTCCAGAATGGTGGACCCTGAGCGTCATCGTAAGGTGGtgaacattgatgatccaagcGCCCCATTCTTTGCTGCACAAGGGGGGCGTGATGTCCCTGTGGTGACATATTCGTTTGAGAACAAGAAGGCTGACGTGCACACCCTCAAATACCAACTTTCCCTGTTTGAGACGGAGGTTCTGGTACAGACGCCACATGGGATCCTCGAGATCTCCTCGGGGCTACTTGGAAAGGATAACATCTACAGCATCCTTGCAACTGTAGCAGTTGGCATTGCAGTGGGCGCGCCACTGGAGGACATAGTGAGGGGCATAGAAGAGGTGGATGCTATCCCAGGCCGGTGTGAGCTAATTGACGAGGAGCAAGCGTTTGGGGTGATCGTTGATCACGCGAGGACGCCGGAAGCTTTGTCAAGGCTTCTGGATGGTGTAAGGGAGCTGGGCCCACGCCGAATCGTCACGGGTATGATAAGTTCACTCATAGCTTTTGTTAAGAATGCACACTGCCTACACATTGTTGTATCAATCTTGAACTGTTGATTTGTTGTACATTCTGCTATATTTTCTCTATTCTGGTTATAGCATATGAACTGAACCTCCTGCTATGCTGTTCTATTTAGTTGTTGGATGTTGCGgtgaaaaagaaagagggaaGAGGCCGGTGATGACAAAGATTGCTGCTGAAAAAAGCGATGTTGTCATGTTGACATCTGACAATCCAGCAAATGAAGATCCCCGTATGTATCTAATATTTAGATCATTTGTGAGATAAATGCATAAATGTGCTGAACTTTTTACACAAATTTGTTGTTCTATTCTGAGCAGTGGATATCCTGGATGATATGTTGGCGGGCATAGGGTGGACCATGGAAGAATACTTGAAATATGGTGCTAATGATTATTATCCACCCCTTCCAAATGGCCATAGGCTCTTCTTACATGATATTAGAAGAGTTGCAGTGCGAGCTGCTGTTGCGATGGGTGAACAAGGCGACGTGGTTGTAAGTTTTCTCTGAAG
Coding sequences:
- the LOC133903930 gene encoding UDP-N-acetylmuramoyl-L-alanyl-D-glutamate--2,6-diaminopimelate ligase MurE homolog, chloroplastic — translated: MATAATPLAFRLPFPSAFRPSSPRTLAPPTPRRLPLRLAAAAARRFRPPTADDEPPEAAEDSSHGLTRYDQLERNVERARRRQQDSQPEITPDHPLFSSPSSAGGGGGGGGSYDPDDEFFDEIDRAIAEKREEFTRRGLIKPSPAPLSESQPEDEGLADELSPEEVIDLDEIRKLQGLSVVSVADEEAEGGEQEEDGDDGLPLDEDGEGFDVAEELGLEGTRMRQPAFRMTLAELLDESKLVPVAVTGDQDVALAGVQRDASLVAAGDLFVCVGEDGLEGLTEADKRGAVAVVADQDVNIEGTLACRALVIVDDIAAALRVLPACLYRRPSTDMAVIGVTGTDGVTTTTHLVKATYEAMGARTGMVGVLGAYAFGSNKLDARPNASGDPIAVQKLMATMLHNGAEAVVLETATDGMPPSGMDSEIDYDIAVLTNVRHADGEDGMTYEEYMSSMSSLFSRMVDPERHRKVVNIDDPSAPFFAAQGGRDVPVVTYSFENKKADVHTLKYQLSLFETEVLVQTPHGILEISSGLLGKDNIYSILATVAVGIAVGAPLEDIVRGIEEVDAIPGRCELIDEEQAFGVIVDHARTPEALSRLLDGVRELGPRRIVTVVGCCGEKERGKRPVMTKIAAEKSDVVMLTSDNPANEDPLDILDDMLAGIGWTMEEYLKYGANDYYPPLPNGHRLFLHDIRRVAVRAAVAMGEQGDVVVITGKGNDTYQIEGDKSEFFDDREECREALQYVDQLHRAGIDTSEFPWRLPESH